TGTCCCgcccttctctgtctctgattgccttaacatcacatttttacttaaccctaaccaatccCATTTCtcttgcctaaacctaaccaacccACACAAAGCACACGAggagtactagccaatcagagaacGAGAAGGGCGGATCATGCCTTCACCATCTTCTATCATTTTTTGGCACACCGTTACCGACAGATAAGGTagctggctaacgttagcttgcatTGACATACAAGGCCAGTTTTGAAACAGTTACAATGTTGGGTTAACGTATATTCATATAGCTAAGACTTTCACTTTACAAAGCCAAAAACACCTCCATTTATCCGGAGGTTAAAGTTAACACACTGACACGTAACTCACGTAGGTTATTTGGCTGTTACGTCTCCGTAGATACAGTAGTGTATTGTAACTGCTTACCGATTCTTTATCAGATTGCCGATTTATATTCATGAGATCCATTTTCCGAGAAGCCAATTATTTCACCGTCGGTGTCATTCGAAGTTCTGAATTTGGTTCTTCTGGCTAGTACTGCGTGACGCGTCGCATAACCTTGTGTGTGGATGCAGCTGTAGCTTTGTTATTTAAACCCTTTAAACAGCACCCATACAGAAGGACTATGGCGCCTCTACTGCTCATACACGTGCTGTAACAAAACCACATTATCTAGAGTAGATGACAGAGATCCCCAAAATGACGAATGATGAAATTTTAGACTAATAAATCCTTTTATTGAAGAGGAATGCAATTTTACATGACATgcttatatatgttttttattgcaaacaTGGAGGGATCTTTACAATaatcccttgtttttttttgataacAGCATGTTTATAGTACAAACTCTAGATGTCAATGTGTGTGAACTGACAAGTCCAGATCGCTACACTGGTATGTTGTGTATCCCTAACCGGAACACATCATTTGTGCATGCCCATGCACAGTTTTGGTTCTTAAGCATGAACACTTGATGGAAGGCCATTGGTGGATCATCATCTACCTGTTGCAGAAAAATGAAGTATTTGTAAGAACAATGATGACATGAACTGTAACTAAAgcagaaatgtattttacataaatcagtttttttgttaaCCTTACATGCAATATTCAAAAGACAAAGTCATTGTTAAGGACGACAGTTGTCACTCTTTTCTTCTTCGGCAGCAGAAATGTTTTATGTGCATCACAAACTCATTTGTTTGTTAGTCATCAGACCGAAAAACAATAGAATCACTAATTACTCTACACTAAAGAAATGTATAACAATTTTCCCATTATTAATAACCTTAGTTTTAATATTTGGAAATTGTTCTGCTAGTATTTCCAAAGCACCTTTAGTTAAATatgtctgtgtatatatatatatatatatatatatatatataaaaaaaaaatcacatttgacATTAATTACTTCATTAATGGCTCTGACAATGTTgcttgtaaataaaacaaacactctTGTAGCTGGATTGGAAAACCCAGCGTTAACAAAGCCAGTTAATAACCAGCGAACCAGCTATCCAGGATGGTCAATGTTGGGCTTAGTGAAGTCAGGAAACCCAAAGAGAGCCAGACTGAGATGAATTTGCTTGACACAGGCCTCAGGTGCAGACCCAAGGGTATTAACAAAAATGTACCAGCTTACCTGTAACTGTCCGAACACCATGATGAGGATACAACTATCTATCGTGGGTTGGAAGTCTTGTTCTGTGATAATGTGCTTAATACGCTTGAAAGGCAAGTTCTGTGGATTGGAAACAATAGCATTTATTAATAGAATGTACAAaatcacatatacacacacacaaagaaaaggtGCTTGGTCAGGAAGTTACCAGTGAACGGCTCATGGGTGTCATTTATAAATGTGGCATATGCACAAAACGGGACCGAAAATGTGCTTACGCCACTTCCCATGCAAAGGATGTGATTTATAGAAAACACACTTGACAGAGGAATGTGCGGTCCTCCACGTAAACTCCGACcaatgcatacacacatttgAGAGACTGTGGGAACTGGCGACACAGATGGTGAGGTGGTGAACTGAagtcagactgcagaaagtaaatgtgtaaatattttcaaGTATTTATGCCtcacacgtttttttttcagctgtgtTATTTGTGCTTGTCCTGAGTGATAATTGTTCTATGaacaccttgtaaaatccaactcaaaTCAAAATTCattcttaatatttaatcaGCGCTGTCTCATCGTCACATTGTCCGCTACGGAGCgcgggaggaggagatggccTGACTCCATGGAATACATGAGAGCATCAAATACCCTACCATTAGATAACAGCacaacacagtgtaaataactaaatgtatgtgtttaatactgtgcatatatcatcaaatgtcaaagtctgaaAATAGAGCCGTTAAGCTCTCGAGAAGTCGTTACGCTTAATGTCCTCGTTATCAGTCTGAACTTTAATACTGTTGGTGACAAAAAATGAAGATAGGTGGGTTTGCCTTTTACACTTTTGTCTACAAATTGTATTTCTGGGTGGGGGATACAACTAGTTGATGCTGTGCTTTTGGCAAGGTGTTAACAATCGTGTGGTGggggcggcggcggcggcgccccccccccccgccgcatGATGGCACTGCTGGCTTTCCAGGAGGACTAACCCCAAATGGAAGAataaggagagaaagagacttcagggacCATGACGGTGATTGACTTATGACGATTTACATTCCCTAAAGCTGCGCTCTTGGATCTCTGTACTGAATTGGGTGCAGTAGAGAGGGCAATGCACCAGAACCATGGCATCCCGGTCCCAATACAGGTCCTCGCAACTCTGGGGGAAACCAGCTGTTTACAGCTaagttttttatataaatattataatcttTAACTTCATCACTAAGACTTGTTTGCATATAATATAGTTCAGGTTAAATCTTATCATATACCTGTGGGTCTGGTATGTATCGAAGCTGTCCCCCAAGTGCCGTAATGCCTGTGTAGTTAGGTTTCCCTACACTGTGCGAGAACAGGTCAAAATTATAATTCGATTTGCAGCAAGGTTTTATAAATCAGAAATCTTTTGGGCGTATGTGcacttttagtaaggatcctatgcatggttttataaatgagacccctgctctttttcttccgtTGCTACTCACCTGTTAGAGAAGTGTACTTTTCCCACATTTGGACATGTGGATTGTAGTTTATAAAAAGTGATTAAGAAGCGATACTTACTGCCAATTTGCCAGTGATGGCTTCTCTCCCCTGAAAAGGTGAACCTTCCCACGTCAAACAGGCATCAGCagactaagaaaaaaaaatgcatgtttacACCAAGTACATGcacactatatatatgtatatagagtGACCATTAATCATAGTATTTACAACAGTAACTTCAACTGTAAATGTGTGATAAAATTTAGTTCTTCAGTGTGGACGCCATATGTTAATGTTTATCAAAACATTCACTAATTAAATGGACACTTAACAAACTTACATAAAGGTTACCCAGTCCCGACCTGTTGGTATTGTCAAACTGGTTGTAATATTCTTGGACAAAGCCCTCTCCAAGCTTTTGCCATATTTCTTTCTCACAAGCCATCTGTGAAGCTTTAGATCTGTAAAAGATTAGAGtctcattatatatatacagtggtgctcaaaagtttacatacacatgcttaagttgactaaaaagaggaataaaaaatcatgttttggaaatttattttaatacctaaattaaaaaatgaggtaaaatccaacctttaaggacaccaattttcttgtgaatgaataacgtattgtaaataaataaatgttcttattaaaatacaggggtcataagtatacatacccctatgttaaattccatagaggcaggcagatattttttattaaaggccagttatttcctggattcaggatattatgcatctgataaagttccttggcctttagaattaaatagccccacatcatcacataccttcaccatgcttagagataggcatggttttatttcagttagactaatacctggtttgatttgcattgagagatgattttatagaaagtatcccatgcctatctctaagcatgtgaggaggtatgtgatgatgtggggctattttaatctaaaggccaagggaatttatcaggatgcataatatccgaatccaggaaataactggctttaataataaaaatctgcctgcctctatgggaatttaataggggtatgtatacttatgaccctgtattttaaataagaacatttatttatttacaatacgtattcattcacaaagaaaattggtgtccttaaaggttggattttacctcattttttaatttaggtattaaaataaatttccaaaacatgattttttattccatctttttagtcaacttaagcatgtgtatgtaaacttttgagcaccactgtagacTGCAGGCTGTTTACTGAACTCATGTTGACACTTTATGAACACATTCTCTAACATAACAATATGCTGGTCACTTCAGTAATTTAggcatatgtaaaaaaataaaataaaaagcaactCAGGAATGACCATATCAAATAAACACTGTAAATGGATGAAGAGAAGGAGGTCAATGCTTTTATCAAGTTACAAAAGAAAGACTGCTAGTCTAGTTAGGAGTGCCAATCATTTAATTAGTTACAATCATAACTTCACTGATGTAACATGATGTGTTAGACAGAAACACGGGCATCAAATAACActgtaatccccccccccccatgtttcaTGTTTGTAATGTCACTCATTTTAGTTAAGTTGATGTCTTTGTACTGTTTGcctgttgtgtttatttgtttgtcataggaattctgcaataaaaaaacaattactgatgatagattgatagatagtcATACTGAAGTATTTGCCCATTTTGATAGGATcccttaataaaataaaaacatgagttAATGTAAGGCTGCTGCAGGTGAACTTAATGATGCAAATATCCCGAGTTCTCAATCGGTTTCAACGAGAACGATCTCACCAATTACCAAATCCATAACCTAGATCGCTGAGTTTGTTTTGTAAAGAAATTAGTTGTGAGGACATCCCGAGGAGTTGTTTTTTGTAACGTTCACATCGATTTTATTTGTTGAAGGAGGCTCGATAGAGGTTGGAAACAGATTCAGATCCATTAGAAGTTACTACCCATCGATTCTGGGGCTTGTGGGGTAAACTACTACAGCCAGTGTCAACATTTAGCCCAAACCATGCCCACTAGTTAACATCGAGAGCCACCGCCATAATAGCGTAACGTTAATGTTAAGTtatggctaacgttagcacacaTATGTGCTTATCCCGGAACCGCTCAATATACTTGTTCTCTATTCTATCTTCGTTATTTTCGTCTCAACAAAACCGTGCTACTACAAGTGGACAATTTGTTGGGGAGAAGCATTACTTAAACAGTACTTTACCGTGTCCGCAAGTTTTAGCTTACTTTTTCAATCAGAGGGCGAGCCAGCGTGGAGAAAGATCCAGGCAAGGATGATGGGGTTGGGGTTCCCGCTTCCTCAGCGTGCCAAACCTATGTCGTCGCTCACAGCTGACCAATGAAGGCCAACAATGATTTTTAACACTTTGCCCTGAGTTCAGCCTCTCAGGAGCTCGTCCTCCCCGactagcctatttttacaaaaacgtctgatACGGAGCCGTAACGTGAGCTACAATGtgatggagccttttatacattgtcgttttcctttagaaataaaagacggacaaatagagtcttgaaacgcttcagatgtaaagttattcactgtcaaagtggcgccaaaatgagtGGCAGTCAATGGAACGCTAACGGagggtgatggcttggtagcatcaaaatggcgccatagggagcttcgcttagagaggagaggcctACCTTACCTTACCTTACCCCTTGGTATCAACTCCCAATACATCCATGATCAACTTCAACAAATTCTAAACCCATGGTTTGACTTTAGGCCCGTCAATCCCATAGATGTATAATAAGAATATGTATATAATACATTCATGGTCAATCCTAGTATGTCAGGGGGGACCATATTATGGATTTATGGGCGGGACTACAAGGAAGCGCTGCCTGAAGAACAAACTCAGGTCAAAATGTGTTTACAAAACCATGGCTTAACCaacccatggatgtattatataAACTGAAAACCACTAATAATGGGCCACACAAGAAAGACGTTGTCTCAAATAAATCTTTAATGATTATTTCagataaaacaaatcaaaatcattTTGTAAATGAAACACCTTTATTACTAACTATTTTGGCAAATAATGAATCAAATCATAAATTAACCTGTAACCATTATTGATTAAAACTTGTTAAATGGGTAAGGGTCACCTCCAGTTATTGTTACAAAACTTAATTACAGCTCCACCCATGGCCCAAACTTTCATCAACTATCAACTCATCTATAGTgtgcttttattaaaaaaggtgCTATCAACAATGTAGCCCCATATCAATGAGGCAACTGTCATCCATAGTCAGTAACTCAGGCTAGCAATaaagcaaatattttaaaatggaagACATTAAATGCTTAACTGGATAAGATCTATATTGCTCGTGGCGAGTGATGAGACATTAGAAATACAGATTAATTCATAACAGCGTGCAGGTCTTTACAAACACCAGTAACAGGaatgtaattattaaaaaaagctGGGTTAATTCTTTATGTAATACACTTAAGATCTTTACAGCTCCTGCTATTGTACCATGTTTACAGTGTCCTATTGGCAAGCTGGATGACTTTGTCCACCTGACTTGTCAAAAATCCAACATCTgacattgtttttcttcacaaatagtgaaaacaaaactgacagAGATAAGACCCATTTAGGcacttttaaaatcattttgctACAGTTCAGTGCATGTTGCCAGTAAAAAGACACTCAAAAATGCAGAATGTCTTCTCACACTTGACTTCTAGTGACTTGTTCAGAAAGGCTACTATTGCTTCGTTGAGGCCACTGCACCAATAGATCCTCTTGTAATGGATGGCAGTAAAAGTCTCTACAGATTCACCCAACAGGCCTCTGCGGTTAGAACCAAGTGATATGTTAAATGTTCTAGCGTGTCACTGCTCTGGCTGTGATGTGAAATAATCGTCTGTCCGGAACACACTGGGGATCTCTTGACGCTGATGTGGCGCTGGTCTTCTTGGGCTGGCCGGTTTCTGTGAGTGAACCGACACAAAATGAATCTGAATTATCCAATAGCACTGCCTGAAGTAGAATTACAACAATTGTGCTGGATTCTAAATGTTTATTGGAAAAGGGTCTTTGTTCAACTCAGCGGCACAAATGTTTCACACCATAAATTACTGGTTATTTCATGATTGTAAATATGAAATCACATAAAATGCATGGgtagggaaaaaacaaaatacaatgtaaaaacTACAAATCCACATGTATATGAAGGCGctctcacatttaagaagcctGGGACACTCATTGTGCGGAGGATCTTCTTGAAAGCACCTGGTAGTGTTCCTAGTTCTCCTTCTGCCTGTGTGACCTGCTCTTCCATCGCGTTGACGTTGGCTCCCACCAGTTTAACAAAGGCCTGCATGCACACCAGAATACCAAATTATAgcaaaaaaatgatgaaatggAGATTATGAGCAACACTATTTGAGTGAAACTTCATTCAAGACAATTAAACATCCCAGTTacataaaaccatttttttcacAAGCCCATGCAGGCATTTCCTAAatctttaatctttaacaaTCTTTAAACAGTTTATCTTAAATtggatctttaaaaaaaaataaaaggtggaTGAGTGaacttaaaaacacatttgaaatagtataagaaaaaaaaaaagtgtgaatttAACAAAGCCAGCCCTTCAGATGAGAAACGGAAATGTTACTAAAACCAACTCCATATGAAAACAATAGCGGTCATGATTATGTTCTGGATTGTATCCTCATTAGTTACTCGGTGGGATTTAAAAACGGGAACATACTGCACTCTTAGACCAGTGTTTACTTCcattattgaaataaaaatgattaacCAATTAAGAATACCTTGTTCGTCATATCTCTCAGAAGTTCTTCTCTTGTACGGAggatatttttcttggtttatttttttactaaaaacacTGCACATAAATCCTGTTTACATCATGTTACAACACAGGTTTCATGCTACATTCATTTCAGAATACATATTTTTGTAGTATTAGTTAAAGAGAATTACTCCCTAGTATTTAATCTTGCAAAGTTAAAATGATCACTCACCTCTAACTTATCAATTCTTCTGTATATTTGTCTCATTTCTTCCGACTTCTGCTGGATTTGAGGTAGGTTTTCATTCACTATCTGGGAGGTATCATTACGAATCTggaggaaaaacacagaagGTTGCAAGAAACAAATCATTTGATTTTAATCAAAATGAGATACAATACATTCATAAAATTATACAGTGTCATAGCCTGACTTTGCTTACCATATCCAGCATTCCAACAAACTCATCTACTCTTGTCAGCATTTCTTCCAAGCTCTTGTCCAAGCACAGAATCTAGATGAGAAATCATAAAAATAAGTCTGTAAAAATGGACACAGCTTCTGTGCACTTTCAAATTATACACGCATACACCAGTCACAGCTGGaattaataaaatgcatttaaattgaGTTAGAAAAGACCACAGGACCAAAACACAGGCACCTTTGTCTTCCTACAGacccagctagctagctcagcACTTTTATAAATTGCCTGGTATCACGCATTTCCAGTTAATGTCTACTCAGGAGTGACAGCAATTTTGGTCAGTTGAGCATCACCATAACAAAACATAGTTCCTACAAATATAGACATCTGTCTTTTAATGATAAAGACAGGTGACCTTTTTGGTGTTTACATTGTTTCCAACTGATTGTTATCATCTGGGTCATTGTCCTCCAGAGCTACAGAAGGCATTAAACAACTGCTTTCACAGAGTGATACTGAACTTCATAGAGTAGCTACCACTTTAAAAGCCGCTTTATGGTTATAACATTATTAAATATCATACATTAGCTAGGTGAAGAATGCATCATGCCTAGCTAGTTGAGGAGTCGAAAATAAAAACTTCGGGACTTGGACTGACTTTACAGTTTTGACTAAGGTGTCGATAGCCAAGActtaatataaaacaataacttTCCCGCATGGATGTATTAGCTAGTATAACTGCCATCAAATGACACCCGAACCAATCATGTCACTACTTCAGTGTCGCTTAGCAACCATTTCACTTCCAGCCGCTGGTCAATTACTTATAGTACATCCATGCAATAACTGCATTGCTCGTTAGCTGAAGCTATTTATTAGCcaagtaacattacattgcaGTTATAGCTACTAGTGTGTGCTACACTACTTCATTAACAAAAAGCTAAGGTTAACTCAGCTAGTTACGTGCAGTGCTTTTCGACATAGTGTGCTCTCTTGTGTAAAAGCCATGAACACAAACCTCTTCCCCAGCTGTCGCCTTGATGTAGGAGGAGTAGCTGAGGGCGGTGTGCCTCAGGACTTCGTCGTCCTGCTCTGGGTAGCTCTGCTCGGGTATCTCGGGGTCTGCTGCTTCGTTGAGGCTCGGGCTTTGAGAGACACCATTGGCTgctgcgccaaagctggggCTCTGCGACACGGTACCGCTGCTGAGGATTTCGCTCACCATGGACAAACTGCTCGCACTTTGGGAGACGATGCCGCTGTCTCTGCTTATCTCAGCGCTGGACTCCTCCAGGGGGGACAGCAGGCCCACCCTGTCAACCCGATGACGGTCCATATTGCCTGGCTTCTTTCTGATCTACTGCCGTGTTTGGTTTTGCCTTGTCAACTGACTGGGTCACGTGCCTTTTTGCAGCGGATGGTGGCTCATAAGGGTCACAACAGTGTATTGCAGCCATGGTTTTAGCCCACTTTACTCTAAATATGCGGGTACGTTACATTTATAATTGACGTCAAAGCAAACCTTTCTATATCCTaaaacaggggtcttcaacgtttttcaagccaaggaccccttaactgaaagagagacgaaGCAGGGACCCACAACTACATTTATTGTACAAAATGAAATTGCATagtaaactgggcctacaataacgttTGGGCAGcctaaagcatttaaacatacCGTTTTGCGTAGAATACAAAGCTATTAAAACAGACTAATAATTGTTTGCATGCTtgttaaatcatgttttaatgttaaacatacatgtggcaaagtgaatccttaggattatCTGTGTCTGTGGAGGACCTGAGTGACTACCTGtaggccagtaagcagtgggacttatatttgctaataatatgttagattcatgttaagacttttttttcttttaaaccaaattttgCAATAATTAGAAaacccctgcattgactctgaggaccccctatgggtcctggaccccctgttgaagatctctgcccTAAAGAAAATCCAACGTGTGTGAATGTTCTGTACGTTCCAGAACATGCAATGTAATTGCAATTTCAGCCAGCAGATGGCAGCCAGAATTACTGTATGACAAATGACTTTAGCGGTCTGCACATGTCAGAGGCATTAGCTATGGCACTGGTTAAGAAAGTTTACCACACCTTTCAACAACATATTAACTATCTAATAGAATTGATAAGGTGCCAAATCAGTTTATGTGGAGAGAAAATGCAGCAATGTCTCCCCCTAAAcattaagtttattttattttcatttaacctttatttaaccaggtaagcCGTTGATAACTGGTTCTCATTTGCAATGGCAACctggccatttttaattttaattaaactaACAATACTTTGGCAGCTTTAATTAGTCTACACTTTGACCTCGAAATGGCCAGCTGAGCTTCTGTGTCACATGTGGGGAGCATAAGCTCTTTCACACATTGGTgctaaaattattaaaatctaaaatgaGCTACTGCCTGTGCATGTCTTCTGCtgatattacattttatacttTGTATGCACGTTTCCAATAATTGAAAGTCAGTGTTAATTACACTGATAGCAAAGATCATCCAGGATTTAGAGTCAGCCAATACACTAAAATCTGCTactggtgtagactgcagccaAAGTTAACCAGTTGGGTGTCAATGATCTATTAGCTGTTTGAGCAGTGTGGCATCTCGAGTAAACAGTGCAGACCAACATTAGTTAGCAGAGAGGTGAAAGgagtttgctgctgctgcttgagGGCCTCTGACCTAGGACAAAGCTGCTGCATGTCCATGTTGAATATACTTGATGATGATAAAGACTGGTTGTATCTGAATTCTGAAAAAGTGACGTCTAGAGCACATTATTTTGTGATGAAACATTACCTGTGTATCCTACCCAACCTGACTACTCTAACAGGCATG
Above is a window of Etheostoma spectabile isolate EspeVRDwgs_2016 chromosome 14, UIUC_Espe_1.0, whole genome shotgun sequence DNA encoding:
- the LOC116701367 gene encoding nuclear transport factor 2-like, whose amino-acid sequence is MACEKEIWQKLGEGFVQEYYNQFDNTNRSGLGNLYSADACLTWEGSPFQGREAITGKLANLPFKRIKHIITEQDFQPTIDSCILIMVFGQLQVDDDPPMAFHQVFMLKNQNCAWACTNDVFRLGIHNIPV
- the bloc1s4 gene encoding biogenesis of lysosome-related organelles complex 1 subunit 4; amino-acid sequence: MDRHRVDRVGLLSPLEESSAEISRDSGIVSQSASSLSMVSEILSSGTVSQSPSFGAAANGVSQSPSLNEAADPEIPEQSYPEQDDEVLRHTALSYSSYIKATAGEEILCLDKSLEEMLTRVDEFVGMLDMIRNDTSQIVNENLPQIQQKSEEMRQIYRRIDKLEAFVKLVGANVNAMEEQVTQAEGELGTLPGAFKKILRTMSVPGFLNKPASPRRPAPHQRQEIPSVFRTDDYFTSQPEQ